The genomic interval GGTTACCCGAATTTCAAGATCAGGTCCTTGCAAGGGTTTAATAAATGCATCGGTCTTGTCTATCATGGCCCGGATATGCCTTGAATTGTGCTCTCTGAAGTGGGCAGAGATGCGGGCGGTCTTGCAGTCAGGGTCGATATAATCCCGGATATCCCCGGCGCTGTAAAGCAGCATGTACTGGGCAGCCAGATTTTTGCCGGCCGGCAGCCTGTAGTGAGCCGGGTCTTCGTTATGGAAGGATTGATTCATGTCTTTAAGATAATCTGCAACAGAAATGACGCTGTCAATCTTTTCCTGCCCGCGTAGAAATTCTTCCACAGAGTCTATCTTTTTTAGCGCCGATGGTTCAAGTATGCCGTCCATCTCCTTTGTTTTGACCGAGATCTCGATGGTAGTTACACCACCCAAATTTTTCTCGACAAAATCTGTGGCCTGATAGACATCGCTGCCTTTTTTGAAGTATTCCAAAAGGTTTGTCTCTACTTTTATGCGGGATACGCCCCAGACTGAGAGTGCCATTATAAAGAGGGTAAGAATGATTATCTTTTTTTCATGATTGTTCACAAGTGTGTAAAAAAAGCGAATGATCTTCGTCTGTGAGGTATTTTCGTGAGGCTTAAAATTTATGGGGCGATGGCGCAGGAGGTAGAGCATAATGGGAATGAACATTATGGATACTAAAAAGGAAAAGGATATGCCCAGTGAAGACACATAGCCAAAGTCCCGTATGGGCGGGATATCATTGGCGCTCAGCGAGATGAAGCCATCCACCGTGGTAAAGCTCGCCAGGAAACAGGGAAGAATGGCCAGCCTTATGGAAGATATAAGGGCGGAGTTTTTATCGGGCAGCCGGGGGAGGTCTTCCCGATACTGATCGATGATATGAATAGCCACTGCAATGCCGATGGTCATGATAAGCGGGGCAGTAATGGTGGTTATATTATTTATGGTGGCGTTGACCAGAGGAAACGACCCCATGGTCCATATAAGGCAGATTATGATATTTACCGTGGCAATGGACATGATCCAGAGGCTTCTAAAGATCAAATAAAGGGCAGCGGCGATCAGGAGTAAGACGATGGGGACAAAGGTCGTGAGATCGCCCATCATATACCGGCTTAAGGTGTTATCGGTTACCGTCCAGCCGGCCTTGTAGATTTTGGGGCGGCCTTGGGGGAAGACGTCGTTGATGACAGCATCCACCTTTTCGAGCAGACGGGTTCGATAGAGGTCATCGTCCGGGCGATCAAAGGTTTTCACGATAATGGCTGTAGTACGGCCGTCTCTGGAGATCAACCTGTTGACATAAAGAGGGTTGAGGAGGGCCTTTCCCCTGAGGGCGTTTAGTTCATCCGGGGAAAGCGGCAATTTTTCTACCAGGGACCGGACATAAAAATTATCCTGTTCGCCCCGGATGTCCGTGGCATCGGTCAGACTGACTACATCCCGCACCTCTTCTATGGTTTCCAGCTTTTCTGTAAGCGCTTTGATCTTCGCCAGCATTTCATTGGTGAAGATGTTTTCATCCTTAAAGGCCAGGACAAAGAATTCGTCTGTACCAAAATGCCTTTTAAATCCTTCAAAGAAGACGAGATCGGGATCGTTTTTGAGGACAAAAGACTCTACAGAATGTTCCATCTTCGTCCTGGGGATCATGGATGCGAAGAAGAGCGTAAGGAGGCAGAGAGTTGCCAGAAGCAGCCAGCGTTTTCGTAATATGAGCCGGGCTATTTTCTCCATAAGGATCGCTTACCGCTAAAGTGTCCGAAGGCTTTTAGGGTTAAAATGAGAACCTGACGGCAAGATAACCCTGATCATTTCTGTCGTAGTTCCCTAAAAATGTATCGGCTTTTCCGTCAAAAATATTCAGGCCCGCGAAGATAGATAGATTATCCACATAACGCAGTTCAACCTCTGGATTTAGATAGAAGCCGTTGTCAGTAAGGTTGTAAAATGAATCAAGATTGAGGCGCAATTTGTCGTGGAAGAGGGTTTTGTTTATGCGAAGGAAAAGGCCGGACTCAAACTCATGGTCGAAAAGGATCCTGTCATCATAGCTGAATATCTTTCTCTGGTATAATTGAAGATTTGCATACCAGTCGTTGGTAAAGGTCCTGTCGATGCCAAGGACGTAGTGCAGTATATGCTTGCCGGTAGAGGTGAGGTCATTTTTTAAAAATACCTGGTCGGTCATATAGGCCGCCTCGCCCCGGATACCGAAGAGGCCCAGTGTGGTCTCGACTTCGGCCCCGATGACCTGATTTCTCTCATAGGCTACGATGATGTCCTCGTCAAGCAATTGGGCCTGTGCCAATTGGCCCAAAAGTGCCTCTGCCGATGGGCTGCTGACATTAATATTTTTAATGGGAAAACTTTCAATAAAGGGGAAGGGGTTTCTTGTGTAAAGATAGCTGATTCCATAGTCGAGGTTGCCGACTGTTCCGGTAAACCGCAGTCCGGCCTCGCCGTTCTCAAGGCCGGTGGAGTATTCCTTTTCCCTTATCTCCAGGCCGGTCAGGTAGTCTTTAAGCGCCTGTGATAATGCCGTGGAGTGACTTACCTGGGTTTTGAGGTGCTTGAGGGTGGCCCAGTCTGAGCCAAAGAACTCGGTTTTGGCGCTGCGGAAGTGTGGTTTATATATACCCTCTATGGTGCCTTCGGACAAGAAATAACGCGCCCGCAGCATAAATACGGGTAGTTTTCTGTCTTCCAGCCTTGACGTGATACTCTCCCGCAGGTCCTGCGGATTGAGATTGTCCACCGGACTTATTTCGTCTGCCTTGCCCCAGCGCACAATCTGGTTGCCGGCCCTTATATCCCACTTTTGTTCCGAGAATTCTACATAACCCTCAAACATCTCAGTGCTGAGGTCATCCCTTGAGCCGTCGTTGTGAAACCAGAGGTAATCCGACATCACCGAGGCAACCATCCTGATATGCTCCTCAATCTGGGCCTTTCCTTCCAGGAATAACTTGTTTCTAAAGGTGCGTGTGTCTTCGTAAGGTTCGTCGTGCCGCAGGTCTTCTGTCCCGCGAGCCCATATGTTGCCGCTGACTTTGGAGTCTCGGATCAGGGAGAAAAGCTGGGCAGAGGCAGTGTATGCGGGAAAGGGGCGCAGGAATGCAGCCAGGGCAAAAAGCAGGAATAAGGTCCGGCCCTTCTTGATGATCTTGCAGAAAGTCAAGGTTTGGACGGCACAGTAAAAAGCTTCAGTTGCAAGGCGCGCAAATCCTATTATCCGTTGTCCGTTGACCGTTGACCGTTGTCCGTCAATAAACAATGCACTTACGGTGAACGGTGAACGGTGAACTATTTCCATAGCTACGCCGCAGTGACGAAGGATGCCGCGCAACGCAGCAAATGGACTTTTTACGAAGCCGTCCTTCTTAATATTTTTCCAGATTGCGTACGGTAAAGACATTTGGGTCAACATTGACGTTATATGAAATTTTCTGGACTTCAAGCACTGTCCTGTGCTGGTTACGGAGGTCGGCCATCTCGGCCACCATATCCGTCCATATACCACTTATCTTCTGGAGATTGAACACCGTATAGCGTTTCACTACCCGGCCATGCTTGTAATAGTCAATTTGAATAGGCACATAGCTATCCCTGGTCACAAGGGCTACGAACTTTTCGTATTGAGACTCGGCAGAGGGTTTTGGGGTACTTTCCAACACCCAGCAGTTGAAACCACTTAGAATTTTCGATCCCAAAAGGTGATGGACATCCTTTTCGACCCTTCTCCTTTGCATGTCTTCATAGGTAAAATCTGAGTTGACAAATTTTTGATCCTTCTGGCTTGAGACAATCCTTCTGCTCCTCCTTAGTTCCGGTAAAAACAGGTACTGGTCATCGTCCCGGCTCTTATTTTCCCAGGTCAGGAACCCCGTTCCTCTTATCTCAGCCGGGCTGTTAAAACGGATCAGGGTCTTTTTAAACTCCCCAAAATCCCTTCGCCATACCTCCATTTCTCTGACACGGCTCTGACCATCTTTTTCAATAAGCTTCATAAGTACGGCGGCATGGGAGTCGCGGCCGGTATCCCGGTCGTAGATTCTTTGCGCGATGTATTCCGCGGAGGGCTGTTGCTCCGCAAATGTATCCGTTAATATTAATAACACAGGGATTAATGCGAGAAACGAAGTTAATAGCTTTTTACACCATATATTTTTAATACACATGGGCTTTTTTCTGCCTCCGATCAGAATAATAAGATCGTAATAGATAATCTCTGCTTTTTCAATCGGCAATTTTAATAAAAAAGTTAATTGTAGGAGTTCCGTATCGTTATGGGAAGTTTTTATCAAAATTGGAATAGGGCCGATAAGAACGTTAACAAAAAAAAACTAAACAAAAGAAGTTAAGCCGGATGCTGATAAGAAACGCAGAACTTCTGAGAGAGAAAAAATACCTCCCGGAGAGTCGCAGGGCCATAAGACTGAGGCGGTCCCGGCTTACCGAAGTAGGACAATCCCTTGATTACCGGATTAAAACCGCCACTTCACGGGAAGAATGGATCGAGGCCTTTTCTCTGGCGCATGATAGATACGTAGAACTGGGTTACATGGATCCGGATCCTTCGACGATGAGGCTGAAGATCCAAAATATATTACCCTCGACCCGGGTATTTACTGCCAGATCCGAGGGGAGGGCGGTTGCCACCGCCACCCTTATTATCGATTCTCCCCTGGGACTGCCATCCGATGCAATATATAAAAAAGAGCTGGATATGTTAAGGAACAAAGGCCGCCTGGTATCCGAGGGTTCTTCTCTGGTCACCGCAAAGGAATTTAAGTGCAGTAATATATTCATGCTTCTTTTTAAGGTGGTTTACGCCTACGCTCAGTATGTGCAGGCCGACGACATCTGTATCGCCGTAAATCCTAAGCATGCCCGTTTCTATGAGGATATACTTTTGTTTGAGCCGATCGGAGAGTTGAGATATTTCCCGTCAGTAAAGGATGCGCCGGCCATTTTGGAGCGTATGGATCTGCGCACAGCGCACGCACGATTTGCGGATGTCTATAATATGGAGGATTTTGACTGTGATCTTTATACCTTTTTCTTCACGGCCAATAATGGCGATGAATCAGAATGGGGGAAGTCCTATCCCACTGGCGGTCTCAGGATGTCCCTGGAGGATATACGGTATTTTTTTGTAGAACAGACCGATCTCTTTGTGGAAATTGACGACGACAAACTGGCCTACATCCGGAAATGCTATCCTGACTACGACTTCACCCAGGTACTTCCCCCCGGATATTTTTCTGCGAGATAGTGCTCTACTAGGGCATAAATCTTCCTGCTGGAACAAGAAGTGTTAAAATAAATTCACACTTTTTATATTTTTTTGCTATACTTACTATAAGTCTCTTACAAAAATCTCCTGGCGTCATTCCCGCGAAGGCGAGAATCCGGTGTTTTGAATAGATTCTGGCCCGCGCTGTAGTTTATCCGCCGCAGGTGGCGGGGGGCCGGTTTTCTTGAGTTTTGCAAGGATCTCTTATATTAAAAATTATAGGTGAGGCTGTATTATGATA from Thermodesulfobacteriota bacterium carries:
- a CDS encoding efflux RND transporter permease subunit, whose product is MEKIARLILRKRWLLLATLCLLTLFFASMIPRTKMEHSVESFVLKNDPDLVFFEGFKRHFGTDEFFVLAFKDENIFTNEMLAKIKALTEKLETIEEVRDVVSLTDATDIRGEQDNFYVRSLVEKLPLSPDELNALRGKALLNPLYVNRLISRDGRTTAIIVKTFDRPDDDLYRTRLLEKVDAVINDVFPQGRPKIYKAGWTVTDNTLSRYMMGDLTTFVPIVLLLIAAALYLIFRSLWIMSIATVNIIICLIWTMGSFPLVNATINNITTITAPLIMTIGIAVAIHIIDQYREDLPRLPDKNSALISSIRLAILPCFLASFTTVDGFISLSANDIPPIRDFGYVSSLGISFSFLVSIMFIPIMLYLLRHRPINFKPHENTSQTKIIRFFYTLVNNHEKKIIILTLFIMALSVWGVSRIKVETNLLEYFKKGSDVYQATDFVEKNLGGVTTIEISVKTKEMDGILEPSALKKIDSVEEFLRGQEKIDSVISVADYLKDMNQSFHNEDPAHYRLPAGKNLAAQYMLLYSAGDIRDYIDPDCKTARISAHFREHNSRHIRAMIDKTDAFIKPLQGPDLEIRVTGKSLLTANLIEALVNGQIYSLSLAIFLIFGIIFVILRSFSLGFISIIPNAIPLLINLGVMGWLGIPLNTSTAMISTVAIGIAVDDTIHFLTRYKHERRMGKDNFQAIAITMQSKGSAVISTCMVIVMGFGILVLSNFIPTIQFGCLTAFTMLIALLVELTTLPILLKIVNPRIDKKK
- a CDS encoding DUF1302 family protein; the encoded protein is MSLPYAIWKNIKKDGFVKSPFAALRGILRHCGVAMEIVHRSPFTVSALFIDGQRSTVNGQRIIGFARLATEAFYCAVQTLTFCKIIKKGRTLFLLFALAAFLRPFPAYTASAQLFSLIRDSKVSGNIWARGTEDLRHDEPYEDTRTFRNKLFLEGKAQIEEHIRMVASVMSDYLWFHNDGSRDDLSTEMFEGYVEFSEQKWDIRAGNQIVRWGKADEISPVDNLNPQDLRESITSRLEDRKLPVFMLRARYFLSEGTIEGIYKPHFRSAKTEFFGSDWATLKHLKTQVSHSTALSQALKDYLTGLEIREKEYSTGLENGEAGLRFTGTVGNLDYGISYLYTRNPFPFIESFPIKNINVSSPSAEALLGQLAQAQLLDEDIIVAYERNQVIGAEVETTLGLFGIRGEAAYMTDQVFLKNDLTSTGKHILHYVLGIDRTFTNDWYANLQLYQRKIFSYDDRILFDHEFESGLFLRINKTLFHDKLRLNLDSFYNLTDNGFYLNPEVELRYVDNLSIFAGLNIFDGKADTFLGNYDRNDQGYLAVRFSF
- a CDS encoding outer membrane lipoprotein-sorting protein encodes the protein MLLILTDTFAEQQPSAEYIAQRIYDRDTGRDSHAAVLMKLIEKDGQSRVREMEVWRRDFGEFKKTLIRFNSPAEIRGTGFLTWENKSRDDDQYLFLPELRRSRRIVSSQKDQKFVNSDFTYEDMQRRRVEKDVHHLLGSKILSGFNCWVLESTPKPSAESQYEKFVALVTRDSYVPIQIDYYKHGRVVKRYTVFNLQKISGIWTDMVAEMADLRNQHRTVLEVQKISYNVNVDPNVFTVRNLEKY